AATACCTGGCGTGTCTAAAAGTTCTAACTCCGTTCCTGAGCGTAGCCATTGTTGTCCTTTGGTAACACCAGGTTTATTACCTGTTTGCGCTATTTTTTTCCCTACTAATCGATTCATAAGTGTTGACTTTCCAACATTTGGGATTCCAATACACATCGCACGAATCGCACGAGGTTTCAATCCTTTTGACCGTTCACGTTCGATTTTTTCCTTCAAAGCCTTTTTGGCTTCTGGAACAATTTTATTGACTCCTTTATTCTGCTGAGCATTGATAATCAGAGTATGATAACCTTTTTCTTGAAAATAATGTTGCCATTTTTGATTCTGTTCTTTATCTGCCAGATCTCCCTTATTCAATAAGATCAATCGAGGCTTTTGCTGAACGATTTGATCCATCATTGGATTGCGGGAAGAAAGCGGCAATCGTGCATCAATTAGTTCGAATACGATATCTACGTATTTTATTTTTTCAGATACTTCTCTTCTGGCTTTTGCCATATGTCCTGGAAACCACTGTATTGTCATTTTATCACCTATCTTGGTATAAATTTCATATGTGAAAATGGGTAGTACACAAACTGAGCTTTGCCTAAAATATATTTACTTTCCACTGCTCCGAAAGAACGGCTATCTTTGGACATCCGGCGGTTATCACCTAGCACAAAGTAATGATCTTCTGGAAGAACCTTTTCTGTAATTAAATCACTTAAATCAAAATTAGTCGTATAAGGAACTGTTTCATGATCTTTTTTCAAATTTTTCTCTAAAAAAGGTTCTTCTACAGGCTTTTCATTCACATAAAGTTGATCATTCTCATAACGAATTGCGTCACCAGGCAATCCAATGATCCGCTTAATATAAATCGATCCGTTCGGTAATTTGAAAACAACTACATCAAACCGCTTGATAGATGTAAATTTTTCCATTACGATCATATCGCCCTGATTTAGTGTTTTTGCCATGGAACTTCCATCGACCGGAACAGGAATCAAAAAAAAGCCTCTTAAAATAAATACTAAGACAACAGAAGGAATGAGTAATTTCATGAAAGAAATAAAATAACCGACATAATTTTTCTTTTGAACCATTTTTCCCATCCTTTCGTCTATCTTATTATAAAGGAAGAACATTAGAAAAAGCGACTATTTTTATTGAAAAAAATGAATCCTTTTGTAAAATAGAGAAAAGGTGTGAAAACGGTAGAATATCGTTTGATAGCTCTGCCAAATTCACACCATCGCTTTTATTCTTTGTTCGTTTCTTTTTGTAATTCTTTGATCCCTAAATCATATGCTCGATCATTTTCAACAATTTTTTTCCCTACTTCTTTTTCGATACAATCAGCAGTTTCATTATCTACTTCACCAGTAGCGGGAAGCTCATTCTCAGTTTGAATCGCAGCAACAGCATTTTTCGTCTCTTCAGAAAAATCACTGCTTTCAGCATTTACTTCATATCCTAAAGCCTTTAATAAAGCATTGAGGTTTTTGACAACTGAAGAAGAGTCGCCTATTTTCAATGTTTTGTCTCTAGAAATCGGAGCGAGATAGGCATAATCAGGGTAATCTGCTTTGATCGATGGCTCTAGTCCTTTTTCATGAATCCATTTGCCTTTTGGTGTTAGCCATTTCATCACAGTCAATTTGATCTCACTTTTGTCATTCAAATTTTTCACGGTTTGGACCGTTCCTTTGCCGAAGGTTTTCATTCCGATGATTTTTTTGTTTCCAGATTCTTTTAGAGCTGCTGCGAAAATTTCAGAAGCGCTCGCACTGCCTTCGTCCACTAAAACAACCGTCGGCTCTTTTACTTTAAAGCCGTTGTCTAATTCAGAAGATGCTTTATCCTCGCTTGTATTTCCCTGTTTATCTTCAAATTTCACAATGGTTTGACCGTCTTCTAAAAACATACTGGCCATTTGCTCCACCTGATCCAACAAGCCCCCGGGATTTTGACGTAAATCGATCATGAAGGATGTTGCCCCATCTTTTCTTAATGAGATGATCGTATCTTTCAATTCTTGGTACGTATTTTCTCCAAAAGAAGAAATTTTAATGCTGCCGATTGTTGGATTTTTTTTATCGATTTCTCCTTTAACCGTTTCGATCGGGATCGTATCTCGTTTTAATTTTAGCTCAAAGGTTTCTGAACCACGAGAGATTGTTAAACGAACCTCTGTCCCTTTTTTTCCTCGTATTTTACTCACAACTTCAGTAAGTGTTTTCCCTTGGGTTTCCTCATCATCTACTTTGATGATCTGATCGTTTGCTTTGATACCAGCTTTTGCTGCTGGAGATCCGTCGATTGGCGCTTGAGCCACCGTAGGTAAATCATCTGTCATTGTCATCGTTGCACCAATTCCTTCAAAACTTCCGGAAAGACTTTGGTCCAGTTCATCTGCCTCTGGTTCATTTAAATAACTGGAATAGGGATCATCTAAAGCTTCTGTCATTCCCTTTAGTGCACCGTCTACTAATTTTTCTTCATCGACTTTTCCGACGTAATTAGCGACAATTTCGTTGTAAAGGGCATCAACTTTTTTTAGCTCATTGCTTTGCATTGGTCGATCAGCAAGTTGCTTTTTATATTGATAATCAAAATAGATATAACTACCACTTCCAACAAGAAACGCGACACATAAAATTGAAATTATGTACTGATAATAGGGCACTTGTCGTTTTTCTTTCATAGCGTTCTCTCCTCCTGCTAATTTATCACTGCATGCATTCCAGTTTAACACGAAAAAAAAGCAAGGAAAAGGTTTCCCCGCTTTTTATTTGTTGTTTTCTAAGTATTTTTCCCACAACTCGTCAAAAATGAACATGTTGCTTACGTAGTCAACATTCATTTCTAAATAGCTGGATATTTCATGATAATCCTCTGATTGCTTCGGAAATTGAATATCTTTTGCAGCATCATTGGCAAACTGACTTTCTGCAGTTTTTTTAGGTGCTCTTAAAGTCATTAAATAATGGTAGAAACTTCTTCTCATAGACTCACCAATTTTCTTTTATAAAATTTGCTCGATTTGCATGAGCATCGTCATAGCGTTCAGGATTCTTTTGATAAAAATCTTGATGATAGTCTTCTGCAGGATAAAAAGTGACAGCCGGCTCGATTTTTGTAACTATAGGATCATCAAAGCGTCCGCTTTCCGCTAATGCTTTTCGACTTTGCATCGCAATCTCTTTTTGCTCATTTGTAGTGTAAAAAATCACTGGACGATAATTGTCTCCACGGTCTTCAAATTGACCAAGAGCATCAGTAGGATCTGTTTGCTGCCAATAGATCTCTACTAATCGTTCATAGGACATGATTTCAGGATCAAACTCGATCTCGACTGCTTCCGTATGTCCAGTGGTATGACTTAAAACTTGCTCATAAGTGGGATTAGGTACATGACCACCTGTGTATCCAGATGTAACTGAAAGAATGCCAGGTTGGGTATCGAATGGCTGGATCATACACCAAAAACAACCCCCAGCAAATATTGCTTTTTCACTCATAATTAATCCTCCTTACTTGAAGTATCTTTTGGTAGATAGATGTTCATACGTATATCATCGTCCACTAAATTGATTTTTTCCGCTCGAATAAATAGACCATTCTGCATTCTAAACTGATCTAAACGCAATAAAATGGTGCTGTCATCTGGATTTACTTCTACCCAGCTTGGCAGCTTATAGTCCCTCTGAACAAACTTCAAAATCTCTTTTATTGGTAAACCTAACGTTCCAATAGATAAACTTTTAGCCTTTAGTTGAACATTGCCATCATCCATCACAAATGGATCGAAGTAAAGATTGAATTCAATCGGATAGCCTAGAACTTTAAAAGTTCCGTTCAACATAGCTTCGTTTTCTAAATAAAATTTGTAAGTAATATCAGAATCCTTTTGAAAATCACTAAGGTAAAAATCAATCAGCGCGTTTACCTGTTTTTTATTTGATTGGATAGCAATCACTGGCGTTCCGTCTTTAGCAACCAATTCAGGAATCGGTTTATAATTAGGTTCGCGAACTTGAGTGATCCTTACAAAAATAAAAGCAAAACAGGCAATAATAGTACCAACTAAAACAAGAAAAGCAATCTTCCAACGATTCATTGGAGGCTGTCCCTCTTTTTTAGGTTTTCTCCGCTTAGCATCTCTTTCCTTCTTAGAAGTTTCTTGCTCATTGTTCATTTTGTTCACTCACTTCCTTTTTCCAGCCATTTATTATTTGTTTTGACCATTTCATCACGAATCGCACTTGCCATAAGTTGATAGCCCAAATTATTTGGATGGAATCGATCTTCTTCGTACAAAGCATTATTCTTAATATCTCGATTTTCACTTGATGAAGCTGTCTGATCAGCACTAACGATACCAACTTGGTCATCCATCCCTTTATATAATAAATCATTGATAGGAATAAAGTAAGAATTTCCCTCAGCTTCAACGATTTCCTTTGTTCCCTCATTCCAATTATCTACGATATCTTGCATCTCAGTGATTTCAGGAAAATAGAGATAAAATGGGTTATAAATTCCGACTACATAAATAGGTGCGTCTGGATTGTATTTACGGATCTCCGCAAGTAATTGCTCCACTTGATTTTGGTATTTTTTAAGTGGCTTTTTAAACGACTCCTCTGTCAAACTAAAAATATCGCCTTTAATGACTTTCATCAAATCGTTGCCGCCAACAGTTAAAGAAATCAAATCGGCAGAAGCTAATCCTGTCTGGATCTCCTCTTTTTTCTTGATTCTTTTAAGGATCTGGTCACTACGGTCGCCATTTTTACCAAAATTATCTGTCTGAACACCGTTCAAATGATATTCTTCTTGTAAGTCGTTGGCAACTAACGGAACAAAACCGCCTGAGTTAGTTAAATCGCCGATTCCTTCAGTTAGTGAATCGCCTATCGCTGCATAATGGATCACTTCTTTTGTTGCACTTTTTTCTGTTTTTTGAGCACCCGTTCCTAAAATCGGTTTAGCTTTAGGGATTGTGATCAACAGGAGCAAGAAAACACCGATGATCGTGGCAAAGAAAATGGCAAAGCTTCGCCAGTTTTTTTGAAAAAAGTCGTTCATTCTATCCCTTCCTTTACATAAATCAAATGAGGTAAGTAAACTACCTCCGAACGATTATTTAAAATTACTATTAACCGCTATGATACACAAAATCATACTAATTTTCTATGCTTTTGTACAACTTTCATCAGAAAACTAGAAAAAAGTGACTGAGCGATAACTTGTCCAGTTATTCCTCAGTCACAAATTTTTTGAAAGGATACAGCATCAAAAAATTGTTCATTTTACATAGTAAAAACGCTAATTTAAAACAGAGCTCAGTTTTTTCTAACTAGTCTGTATAATACATGATGGCAAAGGCACCTTTACCTGTATGCGTAGCAATGACAGGATTAGTATGCAGCACCGGAATATCCATATCAGGAAACAGTGCTTGTAAACCTTCTTTAAACCCATTCGCTAATTCTAGTCCATCAGCATGCGAAATTCCGATTTGACGTACATTAGATAACTGACTTAATTCATTTTTAAGTTCATCAAACCACTTGTTAAATGTTTTTATACCTCGGCCTTTAGCTACTGGAATCAACTCAGTATGTTCAAAATCCATGACTACCTTCATATTGAAAATATTCGACAAAAGCCCAGTTGCTCGGCTAATACGTCCACCTTTAACCAAGTTATCTAATGTAGAAATCCCGATAAATAGTTTTGTATTTTCTTTGACATGATCGATCTCAGCTAAGATCTCAGGAAGGCTGGCGCCGTTTTTAGCAAGCTTTGCTGCTTGAATCACTTGGAACGATAAGCCTTGATCTGTAAAATCACTGTCGATCACAGTTACATTGCTTGAGCTAAGATTACTGGCTTGGCGGGCAGCTTCTACAGTACCACTAAGTCCTTTAGTCATGTGTATCGAAATAATTTCACTGCCGTCAGCACCTAAACGATCATAAAGCTCTACGAATTCACCGATCGGCGGTTGGCTTGTTTTAGGTAATGCCTTCGCTGAACCCATCAGCTCCATGAAGTGTTCGCCTTCCAAATGATCATCATCAGCGTATACAACGCCGTCGATCATTACAGATAAAGGCATCATGTGAATGTCTAGATCGTCTCGCACACTTTTCAGCATTGTACATGAAGAATCCGTCACAATTTTAACATTTGTCATAATTTTATCACTCTTCCTTTAAAAACAACCCCAATTCGTGGTAAAATACTTTTGAGGCTTGAATGTCTGTTTATAGTATAACAGACAAAGAACTATTTTTCACCAAATTAAAATGAAGGAAGTTGATTTCTTGGAAAAAGCAAAATTCTCCAGAAAATACATGATTTTAAATGAAGTCCTCAACGCGGTGACTCATGGCATCGGTGCCGGATTGAGTATTGCTGGACTTGTGATTTTACTTGTCAAAGGAGCACGTCTTGGTTCAGCAGTTCATGTTGTTTCCTATGCACTCTATGGATCAACTTTGATTCTATTATTCCTGTCATCGACGTTGTTCCATAGTCTAATTTTTACACGGGCAAAGAAAGTTTTTCAGGTTTTCGATCACAGTTCGATCTTCTTATTGATTGCAGGCAGCTACACCCCCTTTTGTTTATTAAGTATCAAAGGTTGGCTTGGCTGGTTACTCTTTGTATTGATCTGGCTTATGGCGATCAGCGGTGTCGTTTATAAATCTCTCACACTGCACAAACAAGAAACAGTTAAAAATATTTCTACAGTGATTTATATTATCATGGGCTGGCTTTGTTTGACTGCAGCCAAACCCTTATATGATTCTCTAGGTTTTACAGGAACTGCATTATTAGTGGCCGGCGGTGTCTCATATACACTTGGCGCAGCCTTTTACAGTTTAAAGAGCGTGCGTTTTATGCATGTTGTTTGGCATCTGTTCGTTATGTTAGGAGCTGGCTTTATGTTTTTCTCTATTTTATTCTTCACTTAAAAACTATATATAACCTGTCTTTTATCGCCATAAATCAGAAAAGTTCTTCTTTAGCTAAAAAAGAAGAACTTTTTTTTATTTATCCCTTTACAAACCGAACAAACATTCGTATAATAACTATACAAACATTTGTTCGACAAAAAATTATGAGGTGATTAAGAATGAAAGCTATTCGTCGTGGCGGGTTATTATTTGTTGTATTGATTATTGGTATTTTCTTAGGAACATTAGGGTTACGTTCAGCTTTGCTTATTGTGACCCCTCTCTTTATTATATGGTTTATGTTATGGGATGAGAAAAGATACATTCATACTCGAAAAAAAAGTGAGCATCAACGTTATGTCTATCGGAAGTATCCATAGACATTGCACGATCAAGTTGATTTATTATGTAAAAAAGATGTTGAAGTGTAACCATAAAGGTTATTTACTTCAACATCTTTTTAATTTATCAATACTCCATCAATGTAATAATTTCATAGTCACTGATTTTGTCCCGACCATGAAGCTCCATTAATTCGATCAAAAAGGCACAGCCAACAACGATTCCACCTAAAGATTCAATCAACTCGACTGTTGCTTTGATCGTGCCACCAGTTGCTAGTAAATCATCGCAAATCAAGACACGTTGTCCTGGTTGAATTGCATCTTTATGAAGGGTCAATGTATCTGTTCCATACTCTAAATCATAAGTCACTTCGATTGTTTCGCGCGGCAGCTTCCCTTTTTTACGAACAGGAGCGAACCCTACTCCCAACTCATAAGCTACGGGACAGCCTACGATAAAGCCACGTGCTTCCGGTCCTACAACCATGTCGATTCTTTTTTCTTTTGCGTAATCGACGATTTGTTTTGTTGCTTCACGATACGCATCTCCATTTGCCATCAATGGCGAGATATCTCTGAAAACGATACCTTTTTCAGGGTAATCGGGGATACTAGCAATATAATCTTTTAAATTCATTTTTATACTTCCTCCTCATTCCACAGCCATTGTTGTAATGTCTCACGATCGCTGTATAACAAAAATTCTTCTGTTTTGATTCTTTTTAAGCGAGTTTGATAGACCTTACTTTCCGATAAAGGATGATTTTCAGGTTTTTCAACTTTTCTTAAAACACCGTTTTCTATTGTAACAAATCCCAAGTCAAAAAACACCTGAATCATAAAAATTAATAATTTTTTTTGAATATTTAAGTATTGTGCTACATTATCCAACTTATAACGAACATCCACTTGTTCTTGTTGTTTGACGAATTTAAACAATTGTGCGTATTGCTCCCTTGTACCCACACCATTTAAATAAGCTTCCTCTGGTGAGATCCCCATCAAGTATACTCGTTCAATTTGTCCCTGCAATGTAATTTGCTTGATCAGCGAAAGATCATCAGGACAATCAACAAACACTAATTGCTCTATTTGATTCGTCTTAATTGTTTCTAAAATATCTTCGATGTGACTAAACAACACTCGGTTTGCTGCTGGATCATTGATCAATTTTTGATTATTTTCATTAAAATAAATAAATAGGGTGTTAGTAACAGGTATTTCCTTTTGACGATTGTTTTTCCCTCTCAAATCAAATAACTGCATACCGTCAACTGAAAAATCATTGACCATCAATTGCGGCTTCTTATTGCCGTTCCATTCGTTGATCGATAATTGACCTGAGACATTTGTTTTCCCTTGCCCTAATTCATCGATTTGACTGCCCATCTGAAATGCAATCGCATCTAATGCTGCATTAGACTGAACTAATTGGAATTTAAGATGGCTTTTATCCGCACCGATTTGTTTGCTTTGCTCAATTGAAACATCTTCGAATAAGAAGTTAGGAACAGGATTATCTGTCCCAAATGGAGCCAAAATTTTCAATTGTTGAATAAAAGGCAGTGTAACTTCTTCTATTTTTAATGTTTCATCGATCAATAGTTCCTGTCCTTGTGAAAGATCGATTTGTTTTGCTTCAAGATAATGCATCAAATGTTCTTTTAGTTTAGAAATATTTTCGACAGGCAAAGTCATTCCTGCAGCCATGTGGTGTCCACCGAAATGTGTGAACGATTCACGAATCTCATTCAGGACATCGAACAAATTAAGTGCTGAGACACTACGCCCAGATCCTTTAGCCAATTCATTGTTCTCATCAATCGTCAAAACAATCGTTGGTTTTCCAGTATCCTGCATAATTCGACCCGCAACGATTCCCAAAACGCCTTCATGCCAACCTTTTTTTGCAAGAACATGAACAGAATCAGTAGGATCGATCAGTTCAAAGGCTTCTTTTGTAATCCTTGATACGATTTCTTTTCGTTCTTCGTTTTGGCTGTTGACGTACAGTGCAATTTCTTTGGCTTCTTCTTCATCAAAAGTAGTCATCAGCTCAACACCAGGTGCCGCATCGCCTAATCTCCCTAATGCGTTTAAACGAGGTCCAATGGTGAAGCCAATATTTTCTTCTGTGATACTTTCTTTTTTTAACTCTGCTAAATGAATCAACACATCCAAGCCAATTCGCTCGCCATTTTGAATCATTTCAAGTCCCATTTTTACAAGCACTCTGTTTTCATCTGTTAAAGAAACTAAATCAGCAATCGTGCCGATTGCAACTAGATCTAAAAACTCAACTGGCAGCTCGCCTAATAAGGCTGTAGCCACTTTAAATGCAACGCCCACTCCAGCTAAATCACTGAATGGATAAGCCCCCTTAGGATGTTTGGGATGAACAATAGCAAAAGCGTTTGGTAATTCTACCGGCAGCTCATGATGATCAGTAACAATTACATTGACTCCTTGCGTTTCAGCGTACTCAATCGCTTCATGCCCTGCCACTCCATTGTCAACCGTCACAATTAATTGAACGCCTTCTTCTATTTGCTCTTTAAAGACAGATAGATTTGGGCCATAGCCATGTTTGAAGCGATTTGGCAAGAAATAGTCTACTTCACCACCAATCAGTTCGATCGCCTCTTTCATCACAGTCGTACTTGTGATCCCGTCAGCGTCATAATCCCCGTATACCAGAATTTTTTCACCTTGAGCAACTGCATCTTGAATTCTAGTGACAGCTTTTTCCATATCGTACATCAAAAAAGGGTCGTAAAGATTTTCTATCGTTGGACGTAAAAAAGTTTCTAAGGCTTCGGCAGATTGGATCCCGCGATGCCATAGAATCTGTCCTAATAAGGGATTGATTTTTTCATTTGTTAGTATTTCTGTAAATTCTGTCGGCAACTCACTTTTCTCTTGCAATCGCCATGCATATTTTGCTTTTTTCACGTCACCACTCCTAACCAAGTAATTATAACAAATTCAAACGGAAAACTAAAGAAAGTCTCTCGTTTTATGTAAAAGAAAAACGACTGGTCAGGCTGCATGCTAAGCCATTTATCCAGTCGTCTTTAACTTATGAATTAATTATTTCTTGGTTTAGTGAAATGATCGACCCGGCTCCCAACAGATTCCGAATCAATAGGCTGAGCCGTATTTGTCGAAACTGCGGCTTCATATTTAGCTTGTAATTCTGCTAATTGATTTTCATAGCCGCGTTTAATCTCTTCCACTTCTGCCTGTGTTGCTTGCTCGCTATCATTTTTATAGGTTTCAATCGTTTTTTCAAGTTCTTTGACTTGTTTTTTTTGTTTCCACATCGTTGTTGTTGATGTCAATAGACCGATTAACGCCCCTATAATTGCCGAACCTAAAATCGTTAAGATCAAAGGACCTGATATTTTTGCAATTCCAAAATTGACAGGAACTGTCTGACTGTTCAAAACTGCAAATACCACGATAATAAGAACTAAAATAAGGCCAATCACTACCCGCCATTGATTTTTCATGGATTTCCCTCCTATTTCTTATTTAATAAGCTGCCCGCTAAAAAATCACCAATATGCGGGAATAACGTATACAAACGATATGCTCCCTCCATAACGAATGGGCGATTGATTTCTCTTTTAAAGGTACCCATCGCTGAAACGATCTCTTTCGCTAATTTATTTGGTTCTAACACAAATAAATCAACTGATGCCAGATAGTCTCCAGAAGGGTCTGCTTTATCAAAAAATTCTGTTTTGATTGGACCTGGATTAACGGTTGTTACAGAAATGCCTAAAGGTTTTAATTCTAAGCGTAAAGCATTAGAAAAACCAAGTACAGCAAATTTCGTTGCAGAATATATCGTTGATTTTGCTGTCGCCATTTTCCCTGCCATAGAAGCGACATTGATAATGTGCCCCGCTCCTCTTTCAGCCATTTGCAAAGCTACTTTTTGAGTAAAAACCATCATTCCTAAGACATTTACTTCAAACATATTTTTAGCGATAGCCAAATCCGTCTCTAAAAAGTTCTCGAAGATTCCAAAACCGGCATTGTTGACCAAAACATCGATCGGCCCAACTTCTGCTTCGATTTTTTCAAATACGGCATCTACATTATCCGGATCAGCAATATCTAGTTGAAAGGAGTATGCTTCATTCCCACTCAATTCTTCACACATTTCTTTGACTTTTCCGATTAGATTAATTCGGCGAGCGCACACTACGACGATAGCGCCTTTTTTAGCTGCTTCATAACAAATCTGTTCACCTAAACCAGCAGAACCGCCTGTTACAACAACCACTTTATTCGTTAAATCCTGTTCCTTAAACATCACTTATCCCCCTCATCCTTAAACGGTATATCGATGATATCCATATCTTTCACGATTTTTGTTTTGGGAAAAATCTCTTTGGCTTCATTTTCCAGTTGAATAATATCACCTGTTAAATAGCGAGCACTAATGTGAGTTAAAATTAATTTCTCGACATTAGCCTCTAAAGCTACTTGTGCAGCTTGATGACTTGTAGAATGGAAATAGGCTTTCGCCATTTTCTCTTCCTCTTTGTTGAACGTACTTTCGTGAACGAGAATATCGGCATGGTCAGCTAAGGAAATACTATTTTTAGTTTTTCTAGTATCACCTAAAATGGTTACCGTTCGTCCTTGTTTCTGTTCTCCAACAAAATCTTTTCCGTTGATTTCCTGTCCATCCGGCAGTGTAACTGTCTCACCACGTTTGATTTTGCCGTAGATCGGACCAGATGGGATGTTCAAGGCTTTTAGTTTTTCAACCTGTAATTCGCCCTCATGATCCGCTTCAACAATTCGAAAACCAAAACTAGCGATTCCGTGATCCAGCGGTAAACATGAAACTTTAAACTGTTTGTCGGAGAAAACAGTGCCGCCCTCTTTATCGATCTCGATAATCTTTAGTTCATAAGATAAGCGCGTTTGTGAAACTTTTAGTGCCGTACGTACAAATGAAGCAATCCCCACAGGTCCATACAGTTCTAATCGCTCATTTCCCCCCTGAAATGAACGGCTGCTCAATAGTCCAGGTAAACCAAAAATATGATCTCCGTGTAGATGAGTGATAAAGATTTTTTCGATTTTTCTTGGGCGAATATTACTTTTTAGAATTTGCAGTTGTGTGCCTTCTCCACAATCGAATAGCCAAACTGCATTTCTTTCATCTAATAGCTTTAATGCAATGCTACTGACATTGCGGTGTTTTGCTGGAACCCCAGCTCCTGTACCTAAAAATTGTAATTCCATCGGCTTCCTAACTTTCTTTAAACTTCTTCTTTATTTTAGAAGAAAGTGCTCGCTTTAGCAAATAATATTTATTTTACGGGAAAACGCAACGTTACAGTCGTTCCTTTAGGCGTGTTGTCTGTCAGTTCGATTTTCCCTTGATGTTCGTCTACGATCCATTTAGCAATCGCTAAGCCTATGCCATTTCCACCTGTTTTTCGATTCCTTGATTCTTCTCCTCGATAAAAGCGCTCAAATACAGCAGCTTTTTTATCGTCAGGGATACCGATTCCTGTATCACTGATTTTGATGATCCATTCACCATTTTTGACAGTAGAAAAAACAATGATGCGCTCTCCTGATGCGGTATATTTCAAGGCATTGTCCAAAATGATAATCAATAATTGGTGGATTCTTTTTTTATCGAAAATGAGTTGCTGCTCTTCCCCTAGATCAATCGTAAATTGCTTCTCTTCAGCAACCGCTAATTCCTGATACGGCAGCAGCAATGTATTTAGAAAATGGTTGATCTTTACAGGCGTTTTTTCCAATGTCAAAGAGTTTGAATCAGAACGGGCCAATAATAATAAATCGCTCGTCAGCTGACTCAGGCGCTGTACCTCATCCAAAGAAAGCGCGATTGTTTCAGATTCTTCAATAATCGTATGATTAGGTTTGGTAAATAATTTTTCTAATTTTGCCTGGATGATCGCAAGCGGGGTCCTCAATTCATGGGAGGCATTCTCAACAAATTCCTGTTGTTTTTTCCATGAAATCAAGATAGGCTTCATAAACCATTTTGAAAGAAAATAGCTTAATCCGATCGACAAAAGTCCAAAAATAATCATACAAATGATCAAAATTTGTTTGAATCGTTCAACTGTTCCCTTGATTGGATCTGTATTTACCAATAGCTGAATATATGCAATATCCTTTTGTCCATCCGTAGGAAGAATGATCGAGCGAAACTGTAGTGAACGGTCATTGCTGTCTTTCGTTTGAACATTAGTGATTTTATTCAAATCATCAGTAGATAGCTTTAATGCTTGAAAATCATAAAGTCGAGAACCAAGTTCCGTTTCATTCAAAATCTTCCCATCTGCCGACCAGAGAATCACTTGCTGTTGAAAATTATTTGGCGGCGGAGCATCAAGCTTTCCTAA
This sequence is a window from Enterococcus wangshanyuanii. Protein-coding genes within it:
- the ylqF gene encoding ribosome biogenesis GTPase YlqF translates to MTIQWFPGHMAKARREVSEKIKYVDIVFELIDARLPLSSRNPMMDQIVQQKPRLILLNKGDLADKEQNQKWQHYFQEKGYHTLIINAQQNKGVNKIVPEAKKALKEKIERERSKGLKPRAIRAMCIGIPNVGKSTLMNRLVGKKIAQTGNKPGVTKGQQWLRSGTELELLDTPGILWPKFEDQEIGKKLALTGAIKDQLLHLDDLAIYGLSFFSRFYPERLVERYHLNEEETFLPPAELLMLISQKRGYRDDYDRASEMIIQEIRSSKLGPYTLDRWEELGAIDDES
- the msrA gene encoding peptide-methionine (S)-S-oxide reductase MsrA, with the translated sequence MSEKAIFAGGCFWCMIQPFDTQPGILSVTSGYTGGHVPNPTYEQVLSHTTGHTEAVEIEFDPEIMSYERLVEIYWQQTDPTDALGQFEDRGDNYRPVIFYTTNEQKEIAMQSRKALAESGRFDDPIVTKIEPAVTFYPAEDYHQDFYQKNPERYDDAHANRANFIKENW
- a CDS encoding YpmS family protein is translated as MNRWKIAFLVLVGTIIACFAFIFVRITQVREPNYKPIPELVAKDGTPVIAIQSNKKQVNALIDFYLSDFQKDSDITYKFYLENEAMLNGTFKVLGYPIEFNLYFDPFVMDDGNVQLKAKSLSIGTLGLPIKEILKFVQRDYKLPSWVEVNPDDSTILLRLDQFRMQNGLFIRAEKINLVDDDIRMNIYLPKDTSSKED
- a CDS encoding SGNH/GDSL hydrolase family protein, with amino-acid sequence MNDFFQKNWRSFAIFFATIIGVFLLLLITIPKAKPILGTGAQKTEKSATKEVIHYAAIGDSLTEGIGDLTNSGGFVPLVANDLQEEYHLNGVQTDNFGKNGDRSDQILKRIKKKEEIQTGLASADLISLTVGGNDLMKVIKGDIFSLTEESFKKPLKKYQNQVEQLLAEIRKYNPDAPIYVVGIYNPFYLYFPEITEMQDIVDNWNEGTKEIVEAEGNSYFIPINDLLYKGMDDQVGIVSADQTASSSENRDIKNNALYEEDRFHPNNLGYQLMASAIRDEMVKTNNKWLEKGSE
- a CDS encoding S41 family peptidase, producing MKEKRQVPYYQYIISILCVAFLVGSGSYIYFDYQYKKQLADRPMQSNELKKVDALYNEIVANYVGKVDEEKLVDGALKGMTEALDDPYSSYLNEPEADELDQSLSGSFEGIGATMTMTDDLPTVAQAPIDGSPAAKAGIKANDQIIKVDDEETQGKTLTEVVSKIRGKKGTEVRLTISRGSETFELKLKRDTIPIETVKGEIDKKNPTIGSIKISSFGENTYQELKDTIISLRKDGATSFMIDLRQNPGGLLDQVEQMASMFLEDGQTIVKFEDKQGNTSEDKASSELDNGFKVKEPTVVLVDEGSASASEIFAAALKESGNKKIIGMKTFGKGTVQTVKNLNDKSEIKLTVMKWLTPKGKWIHEKGLEPSIKADYPDYAYLAPISRDKTLKIGDSSSVVKNLNALLKALGYEVNAESSDFSEETKNAVAAIQTENELPATGEVDNETADCIEKEVGKKIVENDRAYDLGIKELQKETNKE
- a CDS encoding DegV family protein produces the protein MTNVKIVTDSSCTMLKSVRDDLDIHMMPLSVMIDGVVYADDDHLEGEHFMELMGSAKALPKTSQPPIGEFVELYDRLGADGSEIISIHMTKGLSGTVEAARQASNLSSSNVTVIDSDFTDQGLSFQVIQAAKLAKNGASLPEILAEIDHVKENTKLFIGISTLDNLVKGGRISRATGLLSNIFNMKVVMDFEHTELIPVAKGRGIKTFNKWFDELKNELSQLSNVRQIGISHADGLELANGFKEGLQALFPDMDIPVLHTNPVIATHTGKGAFAIMYYTD
- a CDS encoding YozE family protein; amino-acid sequence: MRRSFYHYLMTLRAPKKTAESQFANDAAKDIQFPKQSEDYHEISSYLEMNVDYVSNMFIFDELWEKYLENNK
- the lepB gene encoding signal peptidase I, whose product is MVQKKNYVGYFISFMKLLIPSVVLVFILRGFFLIPVPVDGSSMAKTLNQGDMIVMEKFTSIKRFDVVVFKLPNGSIYIKRIIGLPGDAIRYENDQLYVNEKPVEEPFLEKNLKKDHETVPYTTNFDLSDLITEKVLPEDHYFVLGDNRRMSKDSRSFGAVESKYILGKAQFVYYPFSHMKFIPR